A DNA window from Ovis aries strain OAR_USU_Benz2616 breed Rambouillet chromosome 7, ARS-UI_Ramb_v3.0, whole genome shotgun sequence contains the following coding sequences:
- the LOC101118736 gene encoding HIG1 domain family member 1A, mitochondrial: MSSDTDISLSSYDEDQGSKLIRKAREAPFVPIGMAGFAAIVAYGLYRLKSRGNTKMSVHLIHMRVAAQGFVVGAMTLGMGYSLYQEFWGKPKP, from the coding sequence ATGTCAAGCGACacagatatttctctttcttcatatGATGAAGATCAGGGATCTAAACTTATCCGAAAAGCTAGAGAGGCACCATTTGTCCCCATTGGAATGGCAGGTTTTGCAGCGATTGTTGCATATGGATTATATAGATTGAAGAGCAGGGGAAATACTAAAATGTCTGTTCACCTGATCCACATGCGTGTGGCAGCCCAAGGCTTTGTTGTGGGAGCCATGACCCTTGGTATGGGCTATTCCCTGTATCAAGAATTCTGGGGAAAACCTAAACCTTAG